AGGTGCCGTTCCAGCCGCCCCACGGCGCGCTCCACCTCCACCGTGATCTGCGGCAGACGGTTGCCGAATTTGGCGAGCGGCATGCGCTCGAACACCAGATAGGCGAGCCCCCGATAGGCCGGCGCCAGGCCCGATCCTTCCTTCGCCTCGATCCAGGGATCGGGAAGCTGGTCCTCGCTCCCCAGATGGGCGCGGATCACATAGGCGGTGGCGTCCAGCGGCTTGCCGTCCGCCCAGATGCGGCCAATGCGCGTCACCGGGCCTTCACATAAAGCGACGGCGAAATTGGCGTAGTAGGAATAGGAAATGGTGGTGGTGCGCGTGGAGGTGCGCGCGCTTTTTCCCCCCGTCGACTGCACTTGGGTGGACACCACCTCTTCGAGCCGCGTGCCCCAGATGACCTGCCCGGCCACCCGCACGCGCCCATAGATGCGCGGGATGGGCGCGCCGGCATTGGAGGTCATGACATCGAGGTCGGACAGCCGCGCGCCCTGCACCACCTGGCTGCGCCCGCCGCCGCTCAAGGCCGCATCGGCCACCGCGCCCCCGAGCGCCCCCAGCGCCCGGCCCGCAATGGCGCCGAGCGGACCGAACAGGGCGCCGCCCACGAGCCCGCCCGCACCGCCGAGAAGCAGCGTCGCCATGGGTCATTTCTCCGCGTCAGGACAGGCGCTCAGGCGCCGGGAAAGGCGAAGGCGGCGGCCAGGTGCCGGCGCCACCAGGGGGTGAGATGGGTCTCGCAGACGGCGACGCCGTCATAAGCGTGGATCATGCGATGGGGGGCGCTGAGGATCGCCGCGTGCTTCGCCGGCAGATGAGGCCGGAAACGGAAGAGCAGCACGTCACCGGGCTGCGCCGCCGCGATCTCCACTTCCACCAGATGCCGGCGCGCGGTGTCGCGCAGCGTCTCCTGGCGTCCCGCCTCCGCCCAGTCGGGCGCATAAGGGGGAAGCGGTGCGGGCTCATCGCCCAGCACGGCGCGCCAGACGCCGCGCACGAGCCCCAAGCAATCAGCACCCGAGCCGCGCACCGAGGCGCGGTGCAGATAGGGCGTGCCGATCCAGTCCCGCGCCTCGGCGAGGATGCGCGCGCGCAGCTCTTGCGCGCTCATGACAGGCTCCCGCCGTCATAGCCGCCCTCGCCAGGCACCGCGATGGTGAGCAGGAAGTCATTGCCCGGCATGTGCGGATGGCCGCGAAAATTCACCCCGTTGGCGAACCGCGCGCGGCAGGACGAAAAGCGCTTGTCGCAGCCGGCGGTGACCTGTGCTGCGTCGCCCGCCATCACCGTTTCCGGCGGGCGCTGCCACAGCTCCAGAATGTCCGCCCCGCTCTCCCGCAAATGGCTGCGCACCTCCAGCGACACGCCCGCATTGGGGCCGGCGGAAAAGGCAAGGCGGCCATGGGAAAAGGCGCCGTCCGCGTGACCGGCAAGGCCGGACACCACCAGCCGCAGCGGCCCCTCCACGGCCACCACATTCACCTCCGCATGATGGGCCGGCGCGGTCAGATCGACCCCGCAGCGGGCATCGCCGAGATCGGCATCGCACAGGGCGCCGAACAGGCGGCCGCGGGTCTGGTTCAGCGCGTCGGTCAGGGCGCGCAATTCGGCGGTGAAGGCACCGCCCTCACGCCGCACCTCGCCGAGGATCGCGCGGCGCAGCAGCATGTGATTTTCCGGCGCCGACCAGTCGATGAGGAGATGGTCCACCTCAGCCCCATCAAACCGTCCGGCGGCGAGATCCGCCTCGGTGAGGGTGGCGGCGCTCAGCGCCCCCGACACCTCCGCCCCGCTCACCGCAAGCCCTTGCGTTGACACGCTTTCCGACCCCGCGACACCGGAGGCGGCGAGGAAGGCGAGGCCGTCGATTTCAAGATCGCGGTCATGGTCGGTGAAGCCAAGCTGCAGGCCGTCGCGGCGCGTCACGCGCCAGCCATGGCACAAGGTGGTGACGCCGCCGGACAGCTGTGCGGCGAGCGCGGAAGGGACCTGTCGCATGGGGGCTCCACGGAAGGGAATGAGGGAGGATCAGGGGCGGATTTCCACCACCGGAATGCGCGGGATGGCGCCGGCCGCGAACGCGCTGAGATCCACCTCCAGGAAGTCGGTGTCGAACCGCACGGGCACGTCGAAGAGGAAGCCCGCGCTCACCCGCGCCCCGGCGGGCGGGGCATGGCCGGGCAGGAAGGTGACGAGGCCGGTTGAGGCATCGCAGGCGAAGGTGCCGGCCGCCTTTTCCCCCCCCGCCACCGCCACCCGCACCGAGCCCGCAACCGGCTTGGCGATGGCGCGCACATAGGGGGCGTGAAGGGCGCCATAGGTCTTGGCGAGCTGGAACACGCGGGTCGTGCCATCGCCGGTGCCCAGCGTCTGGTCGCCGGGTGCGAGGAGCGTGCCCGGCGGGGCGGAGGAATGGTCCAGCCGGTCGCGCCAGCGGAAGCCGTGGAGGCGCCCGCGCCGCTCCTCGAAGAAGACGAGAACCTCATGCAAGGCGGCGAAGGTTTTCACGCCCATGCCGGCATCGAACCGCCGCCGCGAATCAGCACGCCGCGTGTTGCGTTCTTCCCGGCCCGTGGCGGTGGCGACGATCTCCGTGGCCCGTTCGGGGCCGCCGGACGCGCCCAGCGCCACATCGAGAGGGAACAAAACCTCATGAAAGGTGGGCATAGCGTTTCATTCCTGCGAAAACTGCCACTTTTCTAATATTGGACGTCTTGACATAGTTTTCGCTGGCGCCTTGACTTTCACATCCTTGTCGAAGGTGGAGCCAGAGCATGGCCACGAAACCCGCAAAGACGCCCGCAGCGAAGGCGCCGACAAAGGCGCCGGCAAAGCCTGCGAAGGCAAAGACGGCAGAGCCCCCGAAGGTCGAGGCTCCTCCTCCGGCGGCACCGGTGGCCACCGCAGCGAAGAAGCCGGCGGCCAAGAAACCGGCGGCGCCCAAGGCAGCCAAGCCCGCCAGCAAGCCGGCGGCGGAAAAGGCCGCCGCTCCGCCCCCCGCCGCTCCCGTGGCCGCCGAAGCAAAGGCCGCGAAGGCGCCTGCAAAGCCGACCAAGCCAACAGCCAAGGCACCAGCAGCGAAGGCGCCGGCTCCCAAAGCTGTTTCGGCCAAAACCGCGCCCGCCAAAACCGCGCCCGCCAAGGCTGAGAGCAAGACCGCCGCCATCAAGGCCGCGGCCACCAAGCTCGCGGCGGCAAAGGCAGCCAAGCCGCCGGAGGGCAAGGCCGAAGCGAAGAAACCTGCGGCCAAGGCCGCACCAGCGAAGCCCGCAAAGGCAGAGACACCGAAAGTGGAGGCCCCCAAGGCCCCCGCGAAGAAGGCGGCGCCCAAGGCGGCCGCGAAGCCCGCTGCAAAGGCCGCTGAAGCCCCGGCACCGAAGGCGCCTGCTTCCAAGCCACCAACGGCAAAGGTGCCCGCGGCAAAGACAGCCACCAAGGCGGCGAAGCCGGCTGAGGCCAAGTCTGCGGGAGCCAAGTCTGCGGAAGCCAAGCCTGCGGAAGCCAAGGCCCCCGCCAAGGTCGCGAAGGCAGAGGCCAAACCTGCAGCCAAGCCCGTGGCCAAGCCCGTGGCCAAATCTGCTGCCAAGCCTGTTGCCGAGCCTGCCGCAGCGCCGGCGCCGAAGGTGGAGGCCAAGGCCGAAGCCAAGCCGAAGGTCGCGGCCAAGCCCAAAGCCGCAGCGAAGCCGAAAGGCGGCAAGGCGTCCTGAGAGGCGGGCCTCCCGGCCCGTACCTCCCGCTTGGCCGGGCGGCTCGCCCGACCGCGCCAACTGCCCCTGCGGAGGCCCGGCATCGGGCTTTTCGCTGTGCGGCCCTTCCACTATCGTGCGGCCGAACGGCCTGGCGACCGGCCCCGCATGGAGAACATCCTCCCGCGACCGGGCAACGGGCCAAGTGGCTGGAGCTGTGTGTCCGAAGCATGCCATCGGGCCAGCCTCTGGCACTGTGGAGCGTGCCCATGACGACCGGCCTGATGCGGACCTTCTCCCTCGCCTGCCTCGGCTTGGCGACGACCGGCCTGGTAGCGATCAGCCTCGCGCCGGCCATCGGCCATGCGCAGGCCACGACGCCGCTGCCATTGTCCTCCCTGACCCTCAACCCGCCTGCGTCAAGCGGAACAGCCAAGGCGGGCACCACGGCGAAGACGGGCACCGCCTCCAGCTCTTCGAGCAGCAGTGGCGGAAAGATGAAGTCGTGTGACCAGTTCGGGCCGGGCTTCGTGCTCCAGCCCGGCACCGACACCTGCGTGCGCATGGGCATGACGCTGCGCCTTGATGCGGGCACCGGCCGCACGCTCGGCAATGCACCCAATCCCGGCAACAACAATACCGACATGGGCACGTCCAGCGCTTCCAGCTCGGACGCGTGGAAGAATGCCCGCTGACAGGCCGTAGCGCGGGATCACGCCCCCCGCTGCCCCCGCGCCACCGCCCGCGCCACGAGGCCCGAGAGATAAACATCGGAGCGGCGGAAGGCGCCGGGATCGGGCGTGGAGACGTTCACCACCACGGAAGTGGCGCCACCGCCGCCCTCGGTGCGCACGCCGAGCCGTCCATCGGCGCCGCGCGCCAGAGGCAGGATGGCCTCAGCGCCCCGCTCGCCCATGAGGCCGAGCCCGCCAGCCATGGGGAAATAGGTGGGCGCGGCGACCACGCCGCCTTGGGCGAAGGGGCGCACCTGAAACCCACCCGTCTCTCCCGCCAGCACGCCGCCTTGCGCGAAGGGCCGCACCGCGACGCCCGCGCCGCCATTGGAGAGCACCCCGCCCCGCGCAAAGGCGGTGCCGGACAAGAGGCCCTCCAGCAGCCCACCGACACCCTGTTCCAGCGGCTTCAGCGCCGCATTGAGGGCAAGGCTGGAAAGCCGCTGGCCGACCATGCCGATCACATCGCCCACATCCTTGCCCTTCACGGCAACGGCGGTGAAGGCATCGGCAAGGGTGGAGGCGAAGCTTCGCGTGGTGCGCTCGGTGTCGGTCAGTTCCGCGCGGAAGGCGCGGGTGTCGGCCTCGATGGCCACCGAGACAGTGTCGATAGGGGCGTCCAGCTCCGCCATGGGAAACTCCTTTTTCAACGGGTGTCGGGAAAGCGGCGCAGGAGATCCTCCAGGCCGGCGCGATCGAGGGCGGGGGCGGCCGGCACAAACGGCCCCATGGCCGCCGCCAGCTCGCGCGGGGTCATCCGCCAGAAGGCATCGGGGGCGAGCCGCAGAAGGCCGAGGCCGGCGGCCATGGCCGCCTCCCAGGGGAAGGGCCGCGCGGGCGCCCTCACGCCTCCTGCGGCATGTGAGGGTCCGGCGGCACACCGCCCTCCCCCGCCGTGCCGAATGTGGCGGCGAGAAGCGCGCCCACGAGCCGCGCGGCGCCCACCGCCCCGCCCTCGAAGCGCAGGCTCGCAACCTCTTCGGCCCGCGTCGGCGTACCCGCCCCGGAAAGGCCGGCGGCGAGGATCATCATGGCCTCGCGGGCCGAAAGCCGCCCGCGCTCCAGCCGCTCGGCGAGCGCGATCAGATCATCAGCGCCAAAGGCGGCTTCCAGCTCCGCCAGGGCACCCAAGGTGAGGACGAGAATGCGCGGGCGCCCATTGATGAGCGCCTCCACCTCGCCGCGCCGGGGATTGGCCATGGGGCTCTCCACGCTCAAAGGGCGGTGAAGGTGAGTTCGCCCGCGCTTTCCAGCGTCAGGTCGAACGTCACCTCGCGATCATGGTTGGCGGCGATCTCCAGGGCGGTCACCTGGAACGGGCCGGCCACCGTGCCGAAATCGGGGATCACCACCTGGCAGGTCTTCAGCGACCCGTCGAAGAAGGCGGCGCGCACGAGAGCGTCGGAGGCGGCGTCCTTGAACACGCCGGAGCCGGAGATGGAAGCGCGCTTCACCGCCGCCCCGCCCAGCAATTCGCGCCACTGGCCGGCGGATTCGGCATTGGTGACGTCCACGCTCTGGGCGTTGAAGGCCAGCGTTCGGGAGCGCAGGCCCGCCACGGTGGCGAATGCGGTTCCATCATGGATTTTCAGCAGCAGGTCCTTGCCCTTTTGCGCGGCCATCGCGGCCTCCTCTTGCGGGATGTCAGACGGCCTCGGTGACGGCGCGGAAGCGCACCAAGGCATGGAAGGTGCGGCCCTCCTCCTCGCGCCGGATCTCGGCGCTGGTGGCGCGCAGATTGGCAAGGCGATGGCCGGACAGACTGAGGGGCGCATCATGCAGCGCCTGCTGCACGAGGTCCGCCAAGGCGTGGGCTTCCGCCCGGCCGGCGGCGCGGGACCAGATGTGCAGGGTCAGCATCTGCTCGCTGCCCGCCTCGGTGGCGGTGGACCAGTCGGAGACCACCGCTTCGCCCAAGGTCACGAAGGGAAAGGCGGCCGTGGCGGGCGGCGCGTCATGGATGCGCGCGCCGCCCAGCGCCGCGCCGAGGGCGGCATCCGAGGCGAGGCGCGCATGAAGCGCCGCGCGCAAGGCGAGGGCCGCCTGCATGGGGGCGGGAGGCGCGCTCATCGGCGCCCCCTCAGGTCCGCCGCCGCCGGCAGCAGCCAGGGCGTTGGCGGCGTGTCCAGCGTGCCGGTCTCGCGGGCGATGGCACCGGGATCAGCGGACCCCACCAGCACCCGGTCGCCCTGTTCCTCCACACGCGGCACGACGCCGCCCGCTTCGATGCGCTGCGCGAGGGCCTCCCCCGCCTGAAGGCGCGCGCGACGGGCGAGCGGGGCCTCCAACGCGGTGGCAAGCCGGGCGGCGAGCGCCGTGCCGCCGGAAACCGTGGCGGTGATCCTCATGGCTGTTCCTCCCGGCAGCGGCAGCGGCTGAAACGGCCCCGATTGTCGGGATCGCTCACCGCCTCCACGGCGAAGATGCGCGTGCCCAAAACCAGCCGGTCGCCGGGCTGGAGGGTGTTGGGCGCCCGCACGGTGATGCGATGGACGAGCACGCCCACCCGCTTCTCGGCGGAGAGATCGCCCTCGGCCGAGAGCGTCTCCAGCGCGCCCCACAACTGGTCGATGGTCAGATAGGTGCGCGAAATCCCGCCCATGCCATCCGGCAGGTCGACGCCGGTCTGGTGGGAGAAGCGGTGGCGCAGGGCGCCGGGGGCGGTCACAGTCGCACCAGGCGATAGGGCCGCAGCAGCGCCTCCACCGGCTCGGGCAGGCGGCCGGCGCCGGTGGCGGCGTCGCGGTTCTCATAGAGGTGCGCGGTGTGGAGGCGCACGGCCTGGATCAGGTCCGCCGGCACCTCGGCGGGCGTTGCGCCATATCCGAGCGTCAGGTCCAGCTCGATGCCGCCGAGCGTCCGCGTCGGGCGCGGGGCGCGGACGGGATCGAAGCCGATCAAAGCCGGCGCCCGGTCCCGCCGCAAGGTGAAGAGATCGAGCGGCAGCGTCGCGAAGGCGGTGCCGCTAAAGACACGGGCGGCGAGCACCGCCCGCACCGGGGCGAGCGGGGCGAGGATGAGGCCGCTCAAAGGCCAGGCATCCCGCGTCACCCGCCAGGTCTGGGTCATGAGAATGCGCCCGCTGGCGCTCTCGATGGCCTGCCGGGCGGCGGTGATGAGGGCGGCGAGAAGGCTGTCCTCCGCATCATGGTCGATGCGCAGGAAGGCCTTGGCCTCGGCAAGGGTCAGCGGCTCGGCGGCGGGGCCGGTCAGGCATTCGGGCACGGAAACCTCCGGGAGGAAGCCGGACGCACGCAGCCTCCGGCGATGGAATTGACGGCGCGGCGCAGGAGGGCCAGAAAGCGGCCGATGACGCCCCTCTCCTTCCTCCGCGCCCGCGCCCTTGGCGCTGCGGCCTTCGTTCTCGCGCTCGGCGCGGGTCCCGCATCCGCCATCGTGGGCGGGGGGCCGGCGCCGGCCGAGGTGGCGGCCCGCACGGTGCTCATCGTCTCGACGCGTGGCGCCTCCTGCACCGGCACGGCGCTGGCGCCGGACCTGGTGCTCACGGCGGCCCATTGCGTGAAGCCGGCGGCGGACTATGCGGTGGCGCTCCTGGGCGGCGGGGCGCCCCGGCTCATTCCGGTGACCGGCGTGGCGGTGCATCCCTCATTCGCAGACGACCAGTTCCGCACCCGCCGGCCGACGCCGGATCTGGCGGTGATCCGCCTCGCCGAACCTCTGCCGGCGAGCATCCGCCCGGCCCGGCTCTCCACCTCCGGCCTGCCGCCCAAGGGGGCGATGTTCCTGGTGGCCGGCTATGGCATGAGCGCCGACGGAGCGGAAAAGACCGCCGGCACGCTGCGGGCGGTCTCGCTCCCTTCCATCGGCACCACGGGGGGCATCATGGCGCGCCTCTCACCCTCCGAAGGGACGGCGGGCGCCTGCACCGGCGACAGCGGCGGCCCCGCCTTCGCGGACGGAACGGTCGCGGGCGTGGTGAGCTGGGTCACGGCGGCCGGCGGCGCGCGCGGCTGCGGCGGCGTCACCGGCATCACTTTGGTGGGCCTGTTCTCGGACTGGATCCGGTCGGCGGCCGCCAAGCTCGGGCGGCCGCTGGGGGAGTAGAGGGGCCGTCACGGTTTCAGGCCCCATCCTGCTCCGCCCCGTTCCTAGCCTGCCCCTCCCAGTCGTCCTCGCGTCACACTCCCCTTTCCCCCCTCCCCACCCCTCCCCCACTTTCGTGGGAGAGGGAGTTTTGGGCGCGTCGGCGGGTAGGGTCTCTCATCCGACCATCCACCCCGCCGCCCCTCCCCACGCCAAGCGCGTTTCCCTCTCCCGCGAGAGCGGGGGAGGGCCCGGGAGGGGGCAAAGGGCAGCGAGGGAGGGGGCCAGATGCTGGAGCATTCAAGCGCGGCGACATCCACACCACTGGAAGCCTGCCGCTTTGCCCGACCGGCCCCCCTCCCCAACCCTCCCCCACTTCGTGGGAGAGGGGGAAAGGGCGGCCGTGCCGGAGCGGTCCCGCCGTCAGCTCGCCGCGAACTTCAGCAGCTTGGCGGCGTCGAAGTCCTGGATGCCGCCGCCCACACGCTTGGTGGTGTAGAACAGCACATAGGGCTTGGCGGAATAGGGGTCGCGCAGCACCCGCACCCCGGCGCGATCCACCACCAGATAGAACCGCCGGAAATCGCCGAAAGCGATGGGGAAGGCGCCGTCCGCGATGTCCGGCATCTCCTCGCATTCGGCGATGGGAAAGCCCAGCAGGCTCGCCCCCTGCCCCGCCACGGCCGGCGGGGTCCACAGATAGGTGCCGTTCTCGTCCTTCAGCTTGCGCACCGCCGCCTGGGTGCGGCGGTTCATGACGAAGCTGGCATTCTGCCGGTAGCCGCCCTTGAGCGCATAGACGAGGTCCACCAGCGCGTCGGAAGCATTGGTGGCGGAAAACGCCCCGGCGGCGCCGGTGGCCACATAGCCCACCTTGTCCCAGGCCCAGGCGCTCTCGGCGGCCTTGGTATAGGCCAGGAACCCCTTGGGCTTGGCCACCCCGTCGCCGGAGACGAAGGCGGCGCTCTCCTGGTCGGCGAAGGCGATGTCCACCTCCCCGGCGATCCAGGCCTCCAGGTCCACCGCCGCGTCATCCAGCAGCGGCTGGGTGGCGGCGGGCTGGGCATAGAGCTCCATGGCGGGGAAAGAGAGTTCCGCCAGCACCGGGCTGTCGGTCTGGGGGCGGGCGGCGGTCTCGGCGGCCCAGCCGGAAGCCGGGCCGGTCTTCATGAACGGCTTCTTGTAGGTGCCGCCGCCAATGGTGATGACGGTGGCCAGCCCCCGGATGGGCGAGAGCAAGGACAGGCGCCGGCCGATCTCGTGCTCGGTCTGGGCGGGCACCAGATAGCCGCCATCGGCGCCCGAGCCCACGGTCATGGCCTTGCCTTCCATGGCCTTGGCTTCCAGCGCCTTGAGGCCGCCCGCCTCGCCATGGCGCACATAGGTCTCGAAGGCGCCCACATGGGCATCCGCCGCGAGCGCACGGTTGGGCGCGCCGAGGCCGGGGCGGGCCGCCTTGGTGGCGAGCGCATCGAGCCGCGCCTTCTGCGCGTCGAGGGCGGCGTCGAGGCGGGCGAGCTTTTCCTCCAGCAGCACGTCGGGCGCGCCGCGCCGCTCGATCTCGGCGAGGCGCTGGTCATTGGCGGCGCGATAAGTGTCGAAGGCCACCATCAGGTCCTCATGCTCGGAAAAGGCGCCGGGGCTCGTCACCTTGGTCTCGGGGGCGGCGAAGGGATGGGTCATGGACAATCCTCAGGGTTGAAGGCGAACCGCCCCGGCGGGACGGGAGGCAGGAAAGGCAGCCGGCATCGCCAGGGCGAAGCGGGCCTGGGGCTGCATGGGGAAGGTCACGACGGAGACTTCCCACAGATCGATGCGGGCGATGCGGCGCACGCGGCTGCGCGGATCGGTGCGGGCGGCGGCCGCCTTGAAGCCGATGGACAGGCCATCGAGCGCGCCGACGCGGGCAAGGTTCATCACCTCCCGCCCGCGCCGCACATCAAGGGCGAGGCGGCCGCGCACGAAAAGGCCGTGCTCGTCCTCCGCGATGTCGGTCCACACGCCGATGGGCTCGGCCGGATCGTGCTGGTAGAGCAGCCGCACGCCGGCCGCGCCCCGCGTTTCTAGGGAGCGGGCGAAGGCGCCGGGGGCGATGCTGTCGCGGCCGAGATCCACCCGGTCGAACAGGCAGGCATAGCCCTCGATCCAGCCCTCCGCATCCGCCTCCACCGCCCGCCGAACGGGCGGGCGCAAGGTGCGGGCAAAGCTCATGCGGGGTCCTTTCCGCCCGCGCCGGGCTTGCGGCGCTTGCCGCGCTCCAGGCGCTCCAGAGTGGCGACGAAGTCGCGGAACACACCGCCCGGCGCCGGTGCCGGGGCTGGCGCCTGGGCGCGGCGAAGGGTGGGCCCGAGCGCGCGAATGCGCGGCGCGGGCGCCTTCTGGAAGGGGACACGCATGCCGAATGTCTCCGAGGGAGGATGGAAGGCGAAAGGGGCGCGGGCTCAGCGGGCGCGCGGGAAAGGTTCACCCGTCATTGCGGGCGTTGAAGCGGGCCAGCTCCCGCACGAAGGCATCAAGCCGCTCGGTGGCGCGGGAAAGGGCGGCAAGCGCACGCACCGCCACCAAAGTGGCGCTGCCGGCCCATAAGAGAAGCGCGAGATGGGCGAGATCGCCCCGCTCGGCGAAGGCGCGCA
This genomic interval from Aquabacter sp. L1I39 contains the following:
- a CDS encoding phage tail tape measure protein, giving the protein MAELDAPIDTVSVAIEADTRAFRAELTDTERTTRSFASTLADAFTAVAVKGKDVGDVIGMVGQRLSSLALNAALKPLEQGVGGLLEGLLSGTAFARGGVLSNGGAGVAVRPFAQGGVLAGETGGFQVRPFAQGGVVAAPTYFPMAGGLGLMGERGAEAILPLARGADGRLGVRTEGGGGATSVVVNVSTPDPGAFRRSDVYLSGLVARAVARGQRGA
- a CDS encoding phage major capsid protein, whose translation is MTHPFAAPETKVTSPGAFSEHEDLMVAFDTYRAANDQRLAEIERRGAPDVLLEEKLARLDAALDAQKARLDALATKAARPGLGAPNRALAADAHVGAFETYVRHGEAGGLKALEAKAMEGKAMTVGSGADGGYLVPAQTEHEIGRRLSLLSPIRGLATVITIGGGTYKKPFMKTGPASGWAAETAARPQTDSPVLAELSFPAMELYAQPAATQPLLDDAAVDLEAWIAGEVDIAFADQESAAFVSGDGVAKPKGFLAYTKAAESAWAWDKVGYVATGAAGAFSATNASDALVDLVYALKGGYRQNASFVMNRRTQAAVRKLKDENGTYLWTPPAVAGQGASLLGFPIAECEEMPDIADGAFPIAFGDFRRFYLVVDRAGVRVLRDPYSAKPYVLFYTTKRVGGGIQDFDAAKLLKFAAS
- a CDS encoding porin is translated as MTTGLMRTFSLACLGLATTGLVAISLAPAIGHAQATTPLPLSSLTLNPPASSGTAKAGTTAKTGTASSSSSSSGGKMKSCDQFGPGFVLQPGTDTCVRMGMTLRLDAGTGRTLGNAPNPGNNNTDMGTSSASSSDAWKNAR
- a CDS encoding S1 family peptidase, giving the protein MTPLSFLRARALGAAAFVLALGAGPASAIVGGGPAPAEVAARTVLIVSTRGASCTGTALAPDLVLTAAHCVKPAADYAVALLGGGAPRLIPVTGVAVHPSFADDQFRTRRPTPDLAVIRLAEPLPASIRPARLSTSGLPPKGAMFLVAGYGMSADGAEKTAGTLRAVSLPSIGTTGGIMARLSPSEGTAGACTGDSGGPAFADGTVAGVVSWVTAAGGARGCGGVTGITLVGLFSDWIRSAAAKLGRPLGE
- a CDS encoding phage major tail protein, TP901-1 family — its product is MAAQKGKDLLLKIHDGTAFATVAGLRSRTLAFNAQSVDVTNAESAGQWRELLGGAAVKRASISGSGVFKDAASDALVRAAFFDGSLKTCQVVIPDFGTVAGPFQVTALEIAANHDREVTFDLTLESAGELTFTAL
- a CDS encoding gene transfer agent family protein — protein: MANPRRGEVEALINGRPRILVLTLGALAELEAAFGADDLIALAERLERGRLSAREAMMILAAGLSGAGTPTRAEEVASLRFEGGAVGAARLVGALLAATFGTAGEGGVPPDPHMPQEA
- a CDS encoding NlpC/P60 family protein, with the translated sequence MSAQELRARILAEARDWIGTPYLHRASVRGSGADCLGLVRGVWRAVLGDEPAPLPPYAPDWAEAGRQETLRDTARRHLVEVEIAAAQPGDVLLFRFRPHLPAKHAAILSAPHRMIHAYDGVAVCETHLTPWWRRHLAAAFAFPGA
- a CDS encoding DUF2460 domain-containing protein gives rise to the protein MPTFHEVLFPLDVALGASGGPERATEIVATATGREERNTRRADSRRRFDAGMGVKTFAALHEVLVFFEERRGRLHGFRWRDRLDHSSAPPGTLLAPGDQTLGTGDGTTRVFQLAKTYGALHAPYVRAIAKPVAGSVRVAVAGGEKAAGTFACDASTGLVTFLPGHAPPAGARVSAGFLFDVPVRFDTDFLEVDLSAFAAGAIPRIPVVEIRP
- a CDS encoding head-tail connector protein yields the protein MPECLTGPAAEPLTLAEAKAFLRIDHDAEDSLLAALITAARQAIESASGRILMTQTWRVTRDAWPLSGLILAPLAPVRAVLAARVFSGTAFATLPLDLFTLRRDRAPALIGFDPVRAPRPTRTLGGIELDLTLGYGATPAEVPADLIQAVRLHTAHLYENRDAATGAGRLPEPVEALLRPYRLVRL
- a CDS encoding head-tail adaptor protein, translating into MTAPGALRHRFSHQTGVDLPDGMGGISRTYLTIDQLWGALETLSAEGDLSAEKRVGVLVHRITVRAPNTLQPGDRLVLGTRIFAVEAVSDPDNRGRFSRCRCREEQP
- a CDS encoding DUF3168 domain-containing protein, which gives rise to MSAPPAPMQAALALRAALHARLASDAALGAALGGARIHDAPPATAAFPFVTLGEAVVSDWSTATEAGSEQMLTLHIWSRAAGRAEAHALADLVQQALHDAPLSLSGHRLANLRATSAEIRREEEGRTFHALVRFRAVTEAV
- a CDS encoding DUF2163 domain-containing protein, which produces MRQVPSALAAQLSGGVTTLCHGWRVTRRDGLQLGFTDHDRDLEIDGLAFLAASGVAGSESVSTQGLAVSGAEVSGALSAATLTEADLAAGRFDGAEVDHLLIDWSAPENHMLLRRAILGEVRREGGAFTAELRALTDALNQTRGRLFGALCDADLGDARCGVDLTAPAHHAEVNVVAVEGPLRLVVSGLAGHADGAFSHGRLAFSAGPNAGVSLEVRSHLRESGADILELWQRPPETVMAGDAAQVTAGCDKRFSSCRARFANGVNFRGHPHMPGNDFLLTIAVPGEGGYDGGSLS
- a CDS encoding rcc01693 family protein, with the protein product MAAGLGLLRLAPDAFWRMTPRELAAAMGPFVPAAPALDRAGLEDLLRRFPDTR
- a CDS encoding HK97 family phage prohead protease — its product is MSFARTLRPPVRRAVEADAEGWIEGYACLFDRVDLGRDSIAPGAFARSLETRGAAGVRLLYQHDPAEPIGVWTDIAEDEHGLFVRGRLALDVRRGREVMNLARVGALDGLSIGFKAAAARTDPRSRVRRIARIDLWEVSVVTFPMQPQARFALAMPAAFPASRPAGAVRLQP